The following coding sequences are from one Dama dama isolate Ldn47 chromosome 8, ASM3311817v1, whole genome shotgun sequence window:
- the LOC133060884 gene encoding C-X-C chemokine receptor type 2-like isoform X1, whose protein sequence is MVGDSVFQPDHTMTIILNDFYNSSYLWEGFEDEFGNYTGTPPTEDDDYICDVSTETLNKHAVVVIYALVFLLSLLGNSLVMLVILYSRVGRSVTDVYLLNLAMADLLFAMTLPIWAASKAKGWIFGTPLCKVVSLLKEVNFYSGILLLACISMDRYLAIVHATRTLTQKRHWVKFICLGIWVLSVILALPISIFREAYQPPSSNLVCYEDLGANTTKWRMIMRVLPQTFGFLLPLLVMLFCYGLTLRTLFSAQMGQKHRAMRVIFAVVLVFLLCWLPYNLVLVVDTLMRAQVIPETCQRRKDIGRALDATEILGFLHSCLNPLIYVFIGQKFRHGLLKIMAIHGLISKEFLAKDSRPSFVGSSSGNTSTTL, encoded by the exons ATGGTTGGTGACTCAG tcTTTCAACCAGATCACACCATGACAATCATCCTGAACGATTTCTATAATAGCAGTTATTTGTGGGAGGGGTTTGAGGATGAGTTTGGAAATTACACCGGCACACCACCCACAGAAGATGATGATTATATCTGTGATGTAAGCACTGAGACACTCAACAAGCATGCTGTGGTCGTCATCTATGCCCTGGTCTTCCTGCTAAGCCTCCTGGGAAACTCCCTGGTGATGCTGGTCATCTTATACAGCCGGGTCGGTCGCTCTGTCACTGATGTCTACCTGCTGAACCTGGCCATGGCTGACCTGCTCTTCGCCATGACCTTGCCTATCTGGGCCGCCTCCAAGGCAAAGGGCTGGATCTTCGGCACACCCCTGTGCAAGGTGGTCTCACTCCTGAAGGAAGTCAACTTCTACAGTGGTATTCTACTGCTGGCCTGCATCAGCATGGACCGCTACCTGGCTATTGTCCATGCCACACGCACGCTGACCCAGAAGCGCCACTGGGTCAAGTTCATATGTTTAGGCATCTGGGTCCTGTCCGTGATCCTGGCCCTGCCCATCTCCATCTTCCGTGAGGCCTATCAACCACCCTCCTCCAACCTAGTCTGCTATGAGGACCTGGGTGCCAATACAACGAAATGGCGGATGATAATGCGTGTCCTGCCCCAAACCTTTGGCttcctcctgcccctgctggTCATGCTGTTCTGCTATGGACTCACCCTGCGCACGCTGTTTTCAGCCCAAATGGGGCAGAAGCACCGGGCCATGCGGGTCATCTTTGCGGTCGTGCTCGTCTTCCTGCTCTGCTGGCTGCCCTACAACCTGGTCCTGGTTGTAGACACCCTCATGAGGGCCCAGGTGATCCCCGAGACCTGTCAGCGCCGCAAAGACATTGGCCGGGCCCTGGACGCCACCGAGATCCTGGGCTTCCTGCACAGCTGCCTCAACCCTCTCATCTACGTCTTCATTGGCCAGAAGTTTCGCCACGGACTCCTCAAGATCATGGCCATCCATGGCCTGATCAGCAAGGAGTTCTTGGCCAAGGACAGCAGGCCTTCCTTTGTTGGCTCTTCTTCAGGGAACACGTCTACTACCCTCTGA
- the LOC133060884 gene encoding C-X-C chemokine receptor type 2-like isoform X2, translating into MTIILNDFYNSSYLWEGFEDEFGNYTGTPPTEDDDYICDVSTETLNKHAVVVIYALVFLLSLLGNSLVMLVILYSRVGRSVTDVYLLNLAMADLLFAMTLPIWAASKAKGWIFGTPLCKVVSLLKEVNFYSGILLLACISMDRYLAIVHATRTLTQKRHWVKFICLGIWVLSVILALPISIFREAYQPPSSNLVCYEDLGANTTKWRMIMRVLPQTFGFLLPLLVMLFCYGLTLRTLFSAQMGQKHRAMRVIFAVVLVFLLCWLPYNLVLVVDTLMRAQVIPETCQRRKDIGRALDATEILGFLHSCLNPLIYVFIGQKFRHGLLKIMAIHGLISKEFLAKDSRPSFVGSSSGNTSTTL; encoded by the coding sequence ATGACAATCATCCTGAACGATTTCTATAATAGCAGTTATTTGTGGGAGGGGTTTGAGGATGAGTTTGGAAATTACACCGGCACACCACCCACAGAAGATGATGATTATATCTGTGATGTAAGCACTGAGACACTCAACAAGCATGCTGTGGTCGTCATCTATGCCCTGGTCTTCCTGCTAAGCCTCCTGGGAAACTCCCTGGTGATGCTGGTCATCTTATACAGCCGGGTCGGTCGCTCTGTCACTGATGTCTACCTGCTGAACCTGGCCATGGCTGACCTGCTCTTCGCCATGACCTTGCCTATCTGGGCCGCCTCCAAGGCAAAGGGCTGGATCTTCGGCACACCCCTGTGCAAGGTGGTCTCACTCCTGAAGGAAGTCAACTTCTACAGTGGTATTCTACTGCTGGCCTGCATCAGCATGGACCGCTACCTGGCTATTGTCCATGCCACACGCACGCTGACCCAGAAGCGCCACTGGGTCAAGTTCATATGTTTAGGCATCTGGGTCCTGTCCGTGATCCTGGCCCTGCCCATCTCCATCTTCCGTGAGGCCTATCAACCACCCTCCTCCAACCTAGTCTGCTATGAGGACCTGGGTGCCAATACAACGAAATGGCGGATGATAATGCGTGTCCTGCCCCAAACCTTTGGCttcctcctgcccctgctggTCATGCTGTTCTGCTATGGACTCACCCTGCGCACGCTGTTTTCAGCCCAAATGGGGCAGAAGCACCGGGCCATGCGGGTCATCTTTGCGGTCGTGCTCGTCTTCCTGCTCTGCTGGCTGCCCTACAACCTGGTCCTGGTTGTAGACACCCTCATGAGGGCCCAGGTGATCCCCGAGACCTGTCAGCGCCGCAAAGACATTGGCCGGGCCCTGGACGCCACCGAGATCCTGGGCTTCCTGCACAGCTGCCTCAACCCTCTCATCTACGTCTTCATTGGCCAGAAGTTTCGCCACGGACTCCTCAAGATCATGGCCATCCATGGCCTGATCAGCAAGGAGTTCTTGGCCAAGGACAGCAGGCCTTCCTTTGTTGGCTCTTCTTCAGGGAACACGTCTACTACCCTCTGA